In a genomic window of Chthonomonadales bacterium:
- a CDS encoding zf-HC2 domain-containing protein: MQEQLSTCDVIWDLLSAYADQEASPDEAARVERHVAACRDCARGLAFLRSTSLELGALPSLEPPPGLRDAILAATVLRPTPGSRVRAALSSLATALSPRAGYLAGAAASALLLAALFAHRPPEPAPQIATRRVLARVAAVPRQAPAPEPTPHAPRVAARSQAEPTPSARPESAPRQVAMAVSHPGLRRRDAPHAMRSAPHAPPHRAEHLALGGADRLEPRPSGSAAGLARAPAPAEPDLPAPDANMAPAPSPRIEIAGRPADEPPTAASDRDDAGSEHLHLRVASARTVEPGAISTLADLRASLRRKAGMPRARTAALDPDEPREVMVELIQTRF, encoded by the coding sequence ATGCAAGAGCAGCTTTCGACCTGCGACGTTATCTGGGACCTCCTGTCGGCCTATGCCGATCAGGAGGCCTCGCCCGACGAAGCCGCCCGCGTGGAGCGGCACGTGGCCGCGTGCCGCGACTGCGCACGCGGCCTCGCCTTCCTGCGCTCGACCTCTCTGGAACTGGGGGCCCTTCCTTCCCTTGAGCCGCCGCCCGGCCTGCGCGACGCGATCCTGGCCGCCACGGTGCTGCGCCCCACGCCGGGTTCGCGCGTCCGCGCCGCCCTCAGCTCGCTGGCGACGGCGCTCTCGCCGCGCGCCGGCTACCTGGCCGGCGCGGCCGCCTCCGCCCTTCTCCTTGCGGCGCTCTTCGCCCACCGGCCGCCGGAGCCCGCCCCGCAGATCGCCACGCGCCGCGTGCTGGCGCGCGTGGCCGCCGTACCGCGCCAAGCTCCCGCTCCCGAGCCGACGCCGCACGCGCCGAGGGTCGCGGCGCGGAGCCAGGCGGAGCCGACGCCATCCGCACGGCCCGAGTCGGCGCCGCGACAGGTCGCCATGGCCGTGAGCCATCCCGGGTTGCGCCGCCGCGACGCGCCCCACGCCATGAGGTCCGCGCCACACGCGCCGCCACACCGCGCCGAGCATCTGGCGCTCGGCGGCGCTGACCGCCTCGAGCCCCGCCCCTCTGGCTCAGCCGCCGGCCTGGCACGCGCGCCGGCGCCCGCCGAGCCGGACCTGCCCGCGCCCGATGCCAACATGGCTCCCGCGCCGTCCCCACGCATCGAGATCGCCGGGCGGCCCGCGGACGAGCCACCCACTGCGGCGTCGGACCGAGACGACGCAGGCTCAGAGCACCTGCACCTGCGGGTCGCTTCGGCGCGCACGGTGGAGCCCGGAGCCATCTCAACGCTCGCCGACCTGCGGGCATCGCTGCGCAGGAAGGCCGGCATGCCCCGCGCGCGTACCGCCGCGCTCGACCCTGACGAGCCGCGCGAGGTGATGGTCGAGCTGATTCAGACGCGGTTCTGA
- a CDS encoding NAD(P)-dependent glycerol-3-phosphate dehydrogenase: MRIPALTGTPTSSAARPRRGARASIGGRVEKTAILGAGSWGTALATLLAGRCPVALWARDDALARAVEAARQNQRYLPGVRLGPGIHVTSDLASALSGAARVVFAVPSAGMATVAAAAAPLVAPGALIVSAAKGIDEHTGARLSEVIAAGFAGVGADRPDVAALSGPNLAVEVARGIPTASVAAAESAETARRCQALWMGPTFRVYTSTDLVGVELAGATKNVVAIGAGVCEGMGYGDNTRAALMTRGLAEITRLGTALGARPNTFLGLAGVGDLIATGGSRLSRNYRVGVGLGGGRPLASVLAELGQVAEGVPTLRAVRALAARAGVEMPISEALHAVVFGGAPVAQTIAELMTRPPRDEAEF; encoded by the coding sequence ATGCGCATACCCGCTCTTACGGGTACGCCGACGAGCTCGGCAGCTAGGCCGCGGCGCGGCGCGCGCGCATCGATTGGAGGCCGGGTGGAGAAGACGGCGATCTTGGGCGCCGGTAGCTGGGGTACCGCGCTCGCTACTCTGCTTGCGGGGCGGTGCCCGGTCGCCCTCTGGGCGCGCGACGACGCGCTTGCCAGGGCCGTCGAGGCCGCCCGCCAGAACCAGCGCTACCTGCCGGGCGTGCGCCTGGGCCCAGGCATCCACGTTACGAGCGACCTCGCGTCCGCGCTCTCCGGTGCGGCACGCGTGGTGTTCGCCGTGCCCTCGGCCGGCATGGCCACCGTTGCCGCGGCGGCCGCCCCACTCGTCGCTCCGGGCGCGTTGATCGTCAGCGCGGCCAAGGGCATCGACGAGCACACCGGCGCGAGGCTGTCGGAGGTGATCGCGGCCGGGTTCGCCGGCGTCGGCGCCGACCGACCCGACGTTGCCGCGCTCTCGGGCCCCAACCTGGCGGTGGAGGTGGCGCGTGGCATCCCGACGGCGAGCGTCGCCGCCGCGGAGAGTGCGGAGACGGCACGGCGCTGCCAGGCCCTCTGGATGGGGCCAACGTTTCGGGTCTACACGAGCACCGACCTGGTCGGCGTGGAGTTGGCGGGCGCGACGAAGAACGTGGTGGCGATCGGCGCGGGCGTGTGCGAGGGAATGGGTTACGGCGACAACACCCGCGCCGCGTTGATGACTCGCGGGCTGGCGGAGATCACACGCCTGGGAACCGCGCTCGGCGCGCGGCCGAACACGTTCCTCGGCCTGGCCGGGGTGGGCGACCTGATCGCCACGGGAGGCAGTCGCCTCTCGCGCAACTACCGCGTCGGCGTCGGGCTCGGCGGCGGGCGACCGCTCGCCTCCGTCCTGGCGGAGCTCGGCCAGGTGGCGGAGGGCGTTCCGACGCTGCGGGCGGTTCGCGCGCTGGCGGCGCGCGCGGGGGTCGAGATGCCCATCTCGGAGGCACTGCACGCGGTAGTGTTCGGCGGCGCGCCGGTAGCGCAGACCATCGCGGAGCTGATGACGCGGCCGCCGCGGGACGAGGCCGAGTTCTAG
- a CDS encoding M42 family metallopeptidase — protein MNFDLLKRLCETPGVSGREERIRAVVVEELRPLVSEVRVDVMGNVVATKRGAGGGPRVMVAAHMDQIGFLVKHIDDKGFLRLQPIGGWDPRNMVAQRVHVHGFAGETLLGALMPAAKPVHMLTPEEAGKAPRIEEMFVDLGLAGDEVRKRVEIGDMVTMARTAERVGGNVMSLALDNRIALFVTIEALRAVGSHACDIVAVATTQEEVGLRGATTAAYALEPEVGLAVDVTLANDFPGAADQDQVSRLGAGVAIKVMDSSLLCHPKLVRHFRDLAERHQIPYQLELLARGGTDAGGIQRSRGGVASFTLSVPCRYVHTVNETASVSDIEGAVQLLARYLEDAHTRSYGYADELGS, from the coding sequence GTGAACTTCGACCTGTTGAAGCGGCTCTGTGAGACCCCGGGCGTTTCGGGCCGCGAGGAGCGGATCCGGGCCGTCGTGGTGGAGGAGCTGCGGCCGCTGGTCTCCGAGGTGCGCGTCGACGTGATGGGCAACGTGGTCGCGACCAAGCGCGGCGCCGGAGGTGGGCCGCGCGTGATGGTCGCGGCACACATGGACCAGATCGGCTTCCTGGTGAAGCACATCGACGACAAGGGCTTTCTGCGCCTTCAGCCGATCGGCGGTTGGGACCCGCGCAACATGGTGGCCCAACGTGTCCACGTGCATGGCTTCGCCGGCGAGACGCTGCTCGGGGCGCTGATGCCGGCGGCCAAGCCGGTTCACATGCTGACGCCCGAGGAGGCCGGCAAGGCGCCCAGGATCGAGGAGATGTTCGTCGACCTCGGCCTGGCCGGCGACGAGGTGAGGAAGCGCGTCGAGATCGGCGACATGGTGACGATGGCGCGCACGGCCGAACGGGTCGGCGGCAACGTGATGAGCCTGGCGCTCGACAACCGCATCGCCCTGTTCGTCACCATCGAGGCGCTGCGCGCCGTTGGCAGCCACGCCTGCGACATCGTGGCGGTGGCCACCACGCAGGAGGAGGTCGGACTGCGCGGCGCCACCACGGCGGCCTACGCCCTGGAGCCCGAGGTCGGCCTGGCCGTGGACGTGACCCTGGCCAACGACTTCCCCGGCGCGGCCGACCAGGACCAGGTGAGCAGGCTTGGCGCGGGCGTCGCTATCAAGGTGATGGACTCGTCGCTGCTCTGCCACCCGAAGCTCGTGCGCCACTTTCGCGACCTCGCGGAGAGGCACCAGATCCCCTACCAGCTCGAGCTGTTGGCGCGCGGTGGCACGGATGCCGGCGGCATCCAGCGCTCACGCGGCGGCGTGGCCAGCTTCACCCTCTCGGTGCCTTGCCGCTACGTGCACACGGTGAATGAGACGGCGTCCGTGTCCGACATCGAGGGGGCGGTCCAGTTGCTGGCGCGCTACCTGGAGGATGCGCATACCCGCTCTTACGGGTACGCCGACGAGCTCGGCAGCTAG
- a CDS encoding sulfotransferase has translation MAAENPFARRLRRSVAYESFRWCLRQLAREHHYPPPLLERVLYTPFSAVEKHLYATGTLSTAGLALPDFLGLGAMKSGTTWLWGQLSRHPDIFMPEVKEVHYLSWSFHRSLKHYSTYLEPGRGKRIGDITVDYGGIRTRRIRFLKKIMPDLKLVYMMRNPIDRAWSHAKQELMFRTHRSFEDVREWEFVRRVRLRNNRHYTMYLRDIDNWTSVYGPDSLYVGVFDEIKRCPERLLTDVLRHLGVNADLPMETFPLRERFMEGVPSPPMPRGVRRVLEEMYAQDIEALHRRFGDRVEGWRVQ, from the coding sequence GTGGCCGCCGAGAACCCCTTCGCCCGCCGACTGCGACGCTCCGTGGCGTACGAGTCCTTTCGCTGGTGCCTCCGCCAGCTCGCGCGGGAGCATCACTACCCGCCTCCGCTGCTGGAGCGAGTCCTCTACACGCCTTTCAGCGCCGTCGAGAAGCACCTCTACGCTACCGGGACGCTCTCGACCGCCGGCCTGGCGCTGCCCGACTTCCTGGGGCTCGGCGCGATGAAGTCCGGCACTACCTGGCTCTGGGGCCAGCTTAGCCGGCATCCCGACATCTTCATGCCGGAGGTCAAGGAGGTCCACTACCTGTCGTGGAGCTTCCATCGCAGCCTGAAGCACTACTCCACATACCTTGAGCCGGGGCGCGGCAAGCGCATCGGCGACATCACGGTGGATTACGGGGGCATCCGTACGCGGCGCATTCGGTTTCTCAAGAAGATCATGCCCGACCTCAAGCTCGTCTACATGATGCGAAACCCCATCGATCGCGCGTGGTCCCACGCCAAGCAGGAGCTCATGTTCCGTACGCACCGCTCGTTCGAGGACGTGCGTGAGTGGGAGTTCGTGCGCCGCGTTCGCCTGCGCAATAACCGGCACTACACCATGTACCTGCGCGACATCGACAACTGGACGTCTGTCTATGGCCCCGACTCGCTCTACGTGGGTGTGTTTGACGAGATCAAGCGCTGCCCCGAGCGTCTCCTGACCGACGTGCTGCGCCACCTCGGCGTCAACGCAGACCTGCCGATGGAGACCTTCCCGTTGCGGGAGCGTTTCATGGAAGGTGTCCCGTCACCGCCGATGCCGCGGGGCGTCCGGCGGGTGCTGGAGGAGATGTACGCCCAGGACATCGAGGCGCTCCACCGGCGCTTCGGCGACCGCGTGGAGGGATGGAGGGTACAGTAG
- a CDS encoding sulfotransferase has product MRAYLKRTAAYEALRFLYRQAVPDPFYPPPLLQRLALAPVSAVEKRLYASGRLTARGLSMPCYLGLGAMHSGTAWLFEHLDRHPEVYIPPTKELHYFSWNFQRSVRHYARRLAPGADRIRGEITTEYLALPEARIAWVRLLAPDSRLVVLLRNPVDRAWTHARQSLMFRPGRRFADVRPAEFVRHFRSRASREGAEYLRGIDTWLRVFSADRLYIGFFDDIARRPEPMLREILRHIGASEDLAVLGPVSGARDPGARADLEPDPQDRGRWSDHFAAPIPAGYRCLLEEMYADPIEALYARFGDAVAAWRVRRPSV; this is encoded by the coding sequence ATGCGCGCCTACCTGAAGCGCACCGCCGCCTACGAGGCCCTGCGCTTCCTCTACCGGCAGGCGGTTCCAGACCCCTTCTACCCACCGCCCCTTCTCCAGCGGCTCGCGCTGGCCCCGGTCAGCGCCGTGGAGAAGCGCCTCTACGCCAGCGGGCGGCTGACGGCGCGCGGACTGTCCATGCCCTGCTACCTCGGCCTGGGAGCGATGCACAGCGGCACGGCGTGGCTCTTCGAGCACCTCGACCGCCACCCGGAGGTCTACATCCCCCCCACGAAGGAGCTCCACTACTTCTCCTGGAACTTCCAACGAAGCGTCCGGCACTACGCGCGACGGTTGGCTCCGGGCGCCGACCGGATCCGGGGCGAGATCACCACCGAGTACCTGGCGCTGCCGGAGGCGCGCATCGCCTGGGTGCGCCTGCTGGCGCCGGACTCGCGGCTCGTTGTGCTGCTGCGTAACCCGGTTGATCGCGCCTGGACCCACGCGCGCCAGTCGCTCATGTTCCGCCCCGGGCGCCGCTTCGCGGACGTGCGCCCGGCCGAGTTCGTGCGTCACTTCCGCTCACGCGCGTCACGCGAGGGCGCCGAGTATCTGCGCGGCATCGACACGTGGCTGCGCGTCTTTTCGGCGGACCGGCTCTACATCGGCTTCTTCGACGACATCGCCCGCCGGCCGGAGCCGATGCTGCGCGAGATCCTGCGCCACATCGGCGCCTCCGAGGATCTGGCGGTGCTCGGGCCGGTGTCGGGCGCGCGGGACCCTGGCGCGCGCGCGGACCTCGAGCCCGACCCGCAGGATCGCGGCCGATGGTCCGACCACTTCGCCGCCCCGATCCCTGCCGGGTACCGATGCCTGCTTGAGGAGATGTACGCGGACCCCATCGAGGCGCTCTACGCTCGCTTTGGCGACGCCGTTGCCGCGTGGCGAGTCCGGCGTCCCAGCGTCTAG